In Carassius gibelio isolate Cgi1373 ecotype wild population from Czech Republic chromosome B17, carGib1.2-hapl.c, whole genome shotgun sequence, a single window of DNA contains:
- the LOC127976476 gene encoding stonin-2-like isoform X3, with protein sequence MNMDSFNWTANNQHTNGQSYVTSNRFASWVTFDDDEDSVFQPPGKQSNIKLDNLNNSPLQDANSNLISSSFCGQMTERHILDLTPDGTNSIFEFNNTLSNSNVPYNKKNPFLDDELLNLQPSPINPFSAYFDKTDRKTSQGIGLCQEIPDVSTFSSPFFEDQDADIKRESIMFFSSKKDSVFGKDSISPGSPIDGLDQLRNIHISDPDHDGSSTLPDSPVEEVYSDDSTYKPDHMTPKDGWPMLLRIPEKKNIMSSRHWGPIFVRLTNSGKLRLFYEKGLEKPFKEFQLNSQHEISEPKLQNYDENGRVHTISVDHVVYKEKRKIQPKVTVVHMPVREQAVKLGTTNYEDFLSFQHALQESLVGLSVDQEGLNWPTTYTEEEIHIEVRDNFYGIVSKGDSRILEQLVLTRVSMLAFLNGSPPCSIGLNDVQVKGKEVVSRHDIISNTTSRWIQLRDCRLHECADQLEFAESHAITFSPPVGRRFELLRFRTPFAEKTLPFTLRTVASVKGAEVEVQSWLVMSTGFSSNRDPLTLIPCENVAIRYPIPEIWAKNFKRESVTGEKSLKARFNKGASFGSTSTSGSEPAMRVTLGTAKYEQAFRSVVWRISRLPDKNSALGHPHTFYCHLELGSDWEVPPKFECLVEVEFDMPSASASKTTVRSLSVGDRTDLKKWITYKSHFSYQVAVEQKNEGTSDSPEKEQPGRCAQQ encoded by the exons TATAAAACTGGATAACCTCAACAATTCTCCTCTGCAGGATGCCAACAGCAACCTGATTTCCTCTTCCTTTTGTGGCCAGATGACAGAGAGACACATTCTGGACCTGACCCCTGATGGCACCAATTCCATCTTTGAGTTTAATAACACACTATCAAACAGCAACGTCCCTTACAACAAGAAGAACCCTTTCCTGGATGATGAGCTCTTGAACCTACAACCTTCTCCTATTAACCCTTTCAGTGCCTATTTTGACAAAACAGACCGCAAAACGTCCCAAGGCATTGGCTTGTGTCAGGAGATACCAGATGTGTCCACATTCAGCTCACCGTTTTTTGAGGATCAAGATGCTGATATCAAAAGGGAATCCATTATGTTTTTCTCATCTAAGAAAGACTCTGTTTTTGGAAAAGATAGTATCTCACCAGGCTCTCCTATAGATGGTCTGGATCAGCTCAGGAATATTCACATTTCTGACCCTGACCATGATGGTAGTTCTACTCTACCAGATAGTCCAGTGGAGGAAGTTTACTCTGATGATTCTACCTACAAACCAGACCATATGACGCCCAAGGATGGCTGGCCCATGCTGCTGCGCATCCCGGAGAAGAAGAACATTATGTCCTCACGTCACTGGGGACCAATATTTGTCAGGTTGACGAACAGTGGCAAGCTGCGACTTTTCTATGAGAAAGGGCTGGAAAAGCCCTTCAAAGAGTTCCAGCTAAACTCCCAGCATGAGATATCTGAACCCAAGCTCCAGAACTACGACGAGAATGGCCGTGTTCATACCATCAGTGTAGACCATGTGGTCTACAAAGAGAAGAGGAAGATTCAGCCCAAGGTCACAGTGGTTCATATGCCTGTGAGAGAGCAAGCGGTGAAGCTTGGGACAACCAACTATGAAGACTTCTTGAGCTTTCAACATGCTCTGCAGGAGAGCCTTGTGGGCCTCTCTGTGGATCAAGAAGGTCTTAATTGGCCAACGACTTACACTGAGGAGGAGATCCACATAGAGGTGAGGGATAACTTCTATGGGATTGTCTCCAAAGGGGACAGCCGTATCTTAGAGCAGCTAGTTTTGACCCGAGTGAGCATGCTAGCCTTCTTGAATGGATCTCCACCTTGCAGTATTGGCCTCAATGATGTCCAGGTCAAAGGTAAAGAGGTGGTTTCCCGGCATGACATAATTTCCAACACAACGTCACGTTGGATTCAACTGCGGGATTGTCGACTGCATGAGTGTGCAGACCAGTTAGAGTTTGCAGAGTCCCATGCTATTACGTTTAGCCCACCGGTTGGTCGCCGCTTTGAGCTTTTGCGTTTCCGAACACCGTTTGCTGAAAAAACCCTTCCCTTCACTCTGAGAACAGTCGCTTCTGTCAAGGGTGCGGAAGTGGAGGTGCAGTCCTGGCTGGTGATGTCAACTGGGTTTTCATCCAATCGGGATCCTTTAACATTAATACCATGTGAGAATGTTGCTATCCGTTACCCCATACCGGAAATTTGGGCAAAAAACTTTAAACGAGAGAGTGTGACGGGAGAGAAGTCCCTGAAGGCTCGCTTCAATAAAGGAGCCAGTTTTGGTTCGACCAGCACTTCAGGGTCCGAACCCGCCATGAGGGTCACGCTCGGCACAGCGAAATACGAACAGGCCTTCAGGTCTGTGGTGTGGAGGATCAGTCGCCTGCCAGACAAGAACTCAG CACTGGGACATCCTCATACTTTCTACTGTCATTTGGAGCTGGGATCAGATTGGGAGGTGCCTCCTAAGTTTGAGTGCCTAGTGGAGGTTGAGTTTGACATGCCCTCTGCTTCTGCGTCCAAAACCACCGTTCGCTCTCTGTCCGTGGGGGACAGAACTGACTTGAAGAAATGGATCACCTACAAATCACATTTCTCCTATCAG GTGGCAGTGGAGCAGAAGAATGAGGGCACATCGGACAGTCCTGAGAAGGAGCAACCAGGCAGGTGTGCTCAACAGTGA